The nucleotide sequence ATATAATGAAAGGGTATTATAAAATGCCTGAAGCAACATCTTTGGCTATTGATAAAGACGGATGGCTTCACTCAGGGGATATTTGTTTAAGAACACCTGACGGATATTATAAAGTAACCGGAAGATTAAAAGATATGATTATCCGTGGTGGAGAAAACCTGTATCCAAGAGAAATTGAAGAGTTTTATCTTACAAATCCAAAAGTCCGTGATGTTCAGGTAGTTGGTGTGCCTGATGAAAGATATGGAGAAGAGTGCTGTGCATGGATTATTCTTCATAAAGGGGAAACTGCTGACGAAAATGAAATGCGTGAATTTGGGAATGCTTCTATTGCAAGGCATAAAGTACCAAGATATTTTATATTTACAAACGAGTTTCCTATGAATGCAGCGGGCAAAATATTAAAATATAAAATGCGTGACGACTCAGTAGAAAGATTAGGGTTAAAAAAATAATTTAAATATTTTTAAAAAATACTTGACATTTTCAAATTAGGGAGTATAATAGTATTAAATTTGAATATCACAAATAACGACTATGACGAGGACGGTCGGATTGTGAAACCTGGAGAGAGTTGCCGGTTGGTGCGAGGCAATGGCGGAACTTTCCAATGACTTATCACCTCTGAGTCGAAGGACCGAAAAGTTTTGGCTTAGTAGATTCCTTCCGTATTGCTGCGTAAAGGCAAAGGGCTTGTTAGAGTCCGGTAAGTGACGGAAATTGTTTTCCGTAATTTGAGTGGTACCGCGGGTTGATATAACTCGTCTCAATAGTTTTTGAGGCGAGTTTTTTGTTTTATTCAAATTAGTAACCAAATAACTAATTTGTCATGAAAATGAAAGGAGACAAAACAATGGATTACAGTTTGAAAGAAGTTGCAGGAAGAATTAAAGACTTAAGAGAAGCAAAAGGGTTTACGCAGGAAGAACTTGCTAAACTAACAGGTGTATCTTATGAAGATTACAAGGTTTTAGAACAGGGAGAAACAGACTTTAGTTTTACATTTATTTATAAATGTGCAAAAGCCTGCGGAGTTGAAGTTGTTGATTTATTAGAGGGTACAAGTACAACACTTAAATCTTTTGCTATTACAAGAAAAGGCGAAGGACTGAAGATACTTAAGAAACACGGCGTTGAATATAACAATCTTGCTCCAAAATTTAAAGAAAAGTTAGCAGAACCATTTTTAGTTAAATTTCCTTATATTGAAGAAGAACAAAATCAACCTCTTAAATTAAGTTCACATAAAGGTCAGGAATTTGATGTTATTGTTAAAGGTTCACTTAAAGTTCAGGTAGGAAGCCATATAGATGTTTTAAATGAAGGCGATTCAATCTTTTATAACAGTACAATTCCTCATGGTATGATTGCAGTAAGCGAGGGTGGTTGTGAATTCCATGCAGTTGTATTAAATCCTCAGGATGGTAATGTGAGCGAAGAATATCCTGAAGTACCGGTTACTGTTTCTAAGGTTTCTGATAAAAAAGCAAATTACCAAACGGTTGCAGATAAATTTATTGAATCTTCTTATGATGAAAACGGCGTATTTAACGGTATTAAATTTAAAAATGATGACACATTCAATTTCGCATTTGATTGTGTTGATGCTATCGCAAAGAAAAATCCTGATAAACTTGCTATGATGTGGGTTGCAAACGATAAAACTGACAGGAAATTTACCTTCAGCGATATGAAAAAATATTCGGCAAAAACTGCAAATTACTTTGAATCACTTGGAATTAAAAAAGGCGATACTGTAATGCTTGTACTTAAAAGACATTATCAGTTCTGGTTTGCAATGCTTGCGCTTCATAAAATCGGTGCTATCGCAATCCCTGCAACCAATCAACTTGTAGAACACGATTTTACTTATAGATATAAAGCAGCAAAAGTAAAAGCAGTAGTATGTACAGCAGATGGAGATGTGTCAACTGAAGCAGAAAAAGCCGCAAAAGAATTTCCTGATATGATTAAAATTTTAGTCGGCGGTAAGAAAGATGGATGGAATGACTTTAATGTAGAAATGGAACGTTTCAGTACTCATTATTACAGAACTGAAAATACTCCATGCGGTAACGATCCGATGCTTATGCTCTTTACATCGGGTACAACAGGATATCCAAGAATTGCAACACATTCATATAAATATGCACTTGGGCATTATCCAACAGCAAAACATTGGCATAATGTAAACCCTGACGGACTTCATTTTACGATTTCTGATACCGGTTGGGGTAAAGCACTTTGGGGTAAACTATATGGTCAGTGGTTGTGCGAAGCGGCAACATTTACCTATGACTTTGACAGATTCCATTCGGAAGATATCTTACCTATGTTTGCAAAATATCATATAACAACATTCTGCGCACCACCTACAATGTATCGTTTCTTCATTAAAGAAGATTTGTCAAAATATGACCTTTCTTCTATCGAATATGCAACAACAGCAGGCGAAGCATTAAATCCTGAAGTTTTCAATCAGTTCAAGAAAGCAACAGGTCTTACTATTATGGAAGGTTTCGGTCAAACTGAAACAACATTATCTATTGCAAACTTTGTTGGTTCAACACCTAAAATTGGTTCTATGGGACGACCAAGTCCGCTTTATGATGTAGTTGTTCTTGATCCCGATGGCAATGAATGTAAAGTCGGAGATACAGGCGAAATCTGCATCCGTACTAAAGAGGGAACACCTTGTGGTTTGTTTATAGGATATTATCTTGATGAGGATAAGACAAATGAAGTATGGTATGATGGATATTATCATACAGGAGACCAGGCAACAATGGACGAAGATGGATATCTTTGGTATGTTGGTCGTATTGATGATGTAATCAAATCATCAGGTTACCGTATCGGTCCTTTTGAAATCGAAAGCGTTATCATGGAACTTCCTTACGTATTAGAATGTGCAATAACTCCTGTTCCTGATGAAGTAAGAGGGCAGATTGTAAAAGCAACAATTGTTCTTGTAAAAGGAACTAACGGAACAGATGAACTGAAAAAAGAAATTCAGGAATATGTTAAAACACATACTGCTCCATATAAATATCCAAGAATAGTTGAGTTTGTAGATGAACTTCCAAAAACAATCAGCGGAAAAGTAAGAAGAGTCGAAATCCGTAAGAACGATTTGGAAAAAATGGGGAAATAATTGATATAAATACAAAAAATTCTTTACAAATTTTATAAATAAGTATTGACAAAAATGGATTACAAGTGTAAGATAAAAATAACTTACAAATGTAATCCATTTTTTAAAATAAAGGAGGAATTAAGAGTGAACAAAAATATACCTCAAATATCAGAGGCAGAAATTGAAGTTATGAAAGTATTGTGGGAAAAAGGGGAAGCGACTGCTAAAGAGATAGTTAATGAAATTGAAAAAACAAATGAATGGAAACCTAAAACAATACAAACACTTATAACAAGATTGGTTGGGAAAGGAGCAATCAAAACTGATAAAATTAATGCAAAATCTTACATTTATTTTGCTAATATTACCAAAGAGGAATATCAATCTTATGCTAATAAAAGTTTTATGAAAAAATTATATAATGGTTCTTTGAATTTGATGCTCTCTTCATTTATAAAGAATGAAAGATTATCTGAAAGTGATATACAAGAACTAAGGAAAATTTTGGAGGAAAAACAAAATGAATATAAACAGGATATTTGATTTTGTTTTAACTTCCAGCGTACATGGAAGTATTGTAGGTTTTATTATCTTTTTAGTAAGTAAATTTACAAATAAAATTATTCCTTATAAATTTAAAACTTTCTTGTGGTCTATTTTTATTATAAAAATCTTTTTGCCGAACGGACCTGAGAGTAAGGTAAGTGTTTTTAATGAACAATTTTTTTATAACGCAAACAATTTTAAAGAAATTGTTTTAGACAATATGGGAACTTCCGTGCATACGGGAACTTCAAATTTAAATATTTTTCCACTTATATGGTTTTTAGGCTTTATCATTATATGTTTATGGCTTTTAATATCTAATGTAATATTAAACATAAAATTAAAGACATATCATAAGCCTGTTAACGAACGAATTTATAATATTTTTAATAACTGTAAGAAAAATATGAAGGTTAAAAGGGAAATAATACTTGTTAATCAATCTTTTGTAAAGAGTGTTTCTCTTTTTGGATTGTTTTTTCCAAAAATACTTATAACAGATAAGTTGCAAAATTATGAAGACAGAGAAATTGAATATGTATTTTATCATGAACTATCCCACTATAAAAGAAAAGATATATTCGTAAATTATCTTGTTACTTTTATACAGGTAATACATTGGTTTAATCCTGTTATACATATAATCACAAAATTTATAAGGGAAGATATAGAGTTTTCAACTGATGAGAATACTTTGGCTAAGATTAAGCCTTCCGAACACAAAAGATATGGTTTGCTTCTTATTTCAATGCTTGAAGAGTATTCTAAAACTTTCACTCCAAAGATTTTAAACGTTGTTGATTCTGAAAAACAAATTAAAAAAAGAATTAAGAGAATAACAAGTTATAAAGAAAGTAGCATATTTAGTATTATTATATTAGTGTTTTTAATCATAAGTCTTTCATTTCTAACTTTGACAACAGGAGTTTGTGAAGAATCAGTAGAAACTATTGTAGAAAATATTACAGCTGTTGAAAAAAATATACATACATATCAGGAAAATAACATTACAAAAAAAGTTAAGATACCAAAAAAAGAACAAGAAATCACAAAAGAGATTTTAAAGGAGGAAAGTACCACTGAACATGTAGAAGAATTAAATACCTCATATGAAAGTGTACCTGTCAAAAATATTCAAAATCCGGAAGCCACAACAAAATCGCTTCTTCCGGGTACTGATATAAATATATTGCTAAATGACGTTTTGTCAACAGGTAAGAGTATAAAAAAATCATCGTTTGTTGATTTGAGAGATTACTGCACAATAAAGGATTATTCCATCAAGGAAAATGAGTCTGTTGTTTTGGGAACATATATCCCTGATTCTAAAAACAGTATATCAATATATTTAAATTCTGATAATAGTCAGAGGATAAATATTATGCTGTTAAAAAATTCTGATATGGTAATTAATGCATCGGTTAAGCCATCTAAAACAAATTTGTATCTATTTACAGGGCTTAATGAAGGAGAAAAATACGAATTGCTTTTAGTTCTTAAACCAAACAGTCAATATACAAATTATGATACTTCTGGTTCTATTTTAATTTTTTAGGAGGGTTAATGCTATGAAAAAAATTATTTCTTTAATAATTGTTGTTATATTATTTAATGTTATTGCTTATGCTGATTACAGTTTTTCAAATGAGAATTTAAGTTATGTTAAGGAAATTCCTAATGAAGGACTTAAATATGAGATTTTCTCTGAAAACGGAAAGTATGGAATGAAAAAGTATGGTAATATTATTATTCCTGCTATTTGGGATGAGTTTGGAACTGATAACAGACCTGCGTATCCACCTTATGGTGATTTTTCTCACATTGCAGTTAGAGATAATGAAAAATGGGGTGCTGTAAATGAAAAAGGGGAAATTATTATACCAGTAATATACAAGGAAGTTGTTATACAACCAAAAATTACTGACAGATTTGAAATAAGAGTTCAGGACTTTAATGATAAATATGGTTTCGTTGATTATAATGGGAAAATAATTGCAGAATGTAAATATGATTATTGCGAAAGTAGTTTTATTGATGGAATGTGTGTAGTTGGAAGAGATTTCGGATATACAGTTATAGATAAAGAAGGCAATGAACTTATGCCTTTGATTTCAGAGAAGTTAACTTACTATAATGGCAAATTTGTTGTTGAAAAAGAAGAGGGAAGTTATATATTAGATAAAAATGGGAATATATTGTTAAAAAGTGATTATGATTATTTATGCCCTACAAGTGTAAATACTGTTATAGCAACAAAAAATAATAAACAAGGTTTGATAGATTTTAGCGGCAATATTCTTATTCCTTTAAAATATAATGCAGTTGTTTTTATGGGAGAAAAAAATATCTATTTAGCAATGGATAACACCTATGACTATTATTATGATATAAATTTAAATTTAATTAGAGAACCAAGTGAAAAAATGAGTTCACATCATAGTGGCAATGATAATTTATTAACTTTTAAGAAGAATGGGAAAATAGGTATTATTACAACTGACGGAAAACAAATCGCACCATGTATATATGAAGATTTTTATTCACGTGATGGTTATTTTATGGTAAGGCTTAATGGACTTGTGGGAATTTTAAACCCTGATGGTACATATCATACTTATCCAACAATTCGTATGGAGGCATTATATAATACCGAACATTTGGGAGATGGTTTTTTTGCTGTAATGTTATCGCCACGTAAATGGGCTGTTTTAAATAACAAAGGAGAGTTCATAACAAGACCTGTTTTTCCAGAGGTTAATGTTATTGAT is from Oscillospiraceae bacterium and encodes:
- a CDS encoding helix-turn-helix domain-containing protein; the encoded protein is MDYSLKEVAGRIKDLREAKGFTQEELAKLTGVSYEDYKVLEQGETDFSFTFIYKCAKACGVEVVDLLEGTSTTLKSFAITRKGEGLKILKKHGVEYNNLAPKFKEKLAEPFLVKFPYIEEEQNQPLKLSSHKGQEFDVIVKGSLKVQVGSHIDVLNEGDSIFYNSTIPHGMIAVSEGGCEFHAVVLNPQDGNVSEEYPEVPVTVSKVSDKKANYQTVADKFIESSYDENGVFNGIKFKNDDTFNFAFDCVDAIAKKNPDKLAMMWVANDKTDRKFTFSDMKKYSAKTANYFESLGIKKGDTVMLVLKRHYQFWFAMLALHKIGAIAIPATNQLVEHDFTYRYKAAKVKAVVCTADGDVSTEAEKAAKEFPDMIKILVGGKKDGWNDFNVEMERFSTHYYRTENTPCGNDPMLMLFTSGTTGYPRIATHSYKYALGHYPTAKHWHNVNPDGLHFTISDTGWGKALWGKLYGQWLCEAATFTYDFDRFHSEDILPMFAKYHITTFCAPPTMYRFFIKEDLSKYDLSSIEYATTAGEALNPEVFNQFKKATGLTIMEGFGQTETTLSIANFVGSTPKIGSMGRPSPLYDVVVLDPDGNECKVGDTGEICIRTKEGTPCGLFIGYYLDEDKTNEVWYDGYYHTGDQATMDEDGYLWYVGRIDDVIKSSGYRIGPFEIESVIMELPYVLECAITPVPDEVRGQIVKATIVLVKGTNGTDELKKEIQEYVKTHTAPYKYPRIVEFVDELPKTISGKVRRVEIRKNDLEKMGK
- a CDS encoding M56 family metallopeptidase, which gives rise to MNINRIFDFVLTSSVHGSIVGFIIFLVSKFTNKIIPYKFKTFLWSIFIIKIFLPNGPESKVSVFNEQFFYNANNFKEIVLDNMGTSVHTGTSNLNIFPLIWFLGFIIICLWLLISNVILNIKLKTYHKPVNERIYNIFNNCKKNMKVKREIILVNQSFVKSVSLFGLFFPKILITDKLQNYEDREIEYVFYHELSHYKRKDIFVNYLVTFIQVIHWFNPVIHIITKFIREDIEFSTDENTLAKIKPSEHKRYGLLLISMLEEYSKTFTPKILNVVDSEKQIKKRIKRITSYKESSIFSIIILVFLIISLSFLTLTTGVCEESVETIVENITAVEKNIHTYQENNITKKVKIPKKEQEITKEILKEESTTEHVEELNTSYESVPVKNIQNPEATTKSLLPGTDINILLNDVLSTGKSIKKSSFVDLRDYCTIKDYSIKENESVVLGTYIPDSKNSISIYLNSDNSQRINIMLLKNSDMVINASVKPSKTNLYLFTGLNEGEKYELLLVLKPNSQYTNYDTSGSILIF
- a CDS encoding BlaI/MecI/CopY family transcriptional regulator, whose product is MDYKCKIKITYKCNPFFKIKEELRVNKNIPQISEAEIEVMKVLWEKGEATAKEIVNEIEKTNEWKPKTIQTLITRLVGKGAIKTDKINAKSYIYFANITKEEYQSYANKSFMKKLYNGSLNLMLSSFIKNERLSESDIQELRKILEEKQNEYKQDI